Proteins from a genomic interval of Leifsonia shinshuensis:
- the pheS gene encoding phenylalanine--tRNA ligase subunit alpha: MSETTEITEESVEAAVSAALAAIDAAGTSDALKAVRHDHTAEASPLARLNAAIRALPGDQKAAAGKLVGGARARVNQAFAAKEAVIAAEEDAARLAAEAVDVTAVPIRWTPGARHPLSLLQERIADIFVGMGWEVAEGPELESEWYNFDALNFDADHPARAMQDTFFVEPTNAHLVMRTHTSPVQLRALLGNELPVYRIAPGRVFRTDEFDATHLPVFTQTEGIAVDKGLTMAHLRGTLDHFAKTLFGEGARVRLRPNYFPFTEPSAELDLWHPTFKGGARWIEWGGCGMVNPNVLRSAGIDPEVYSGFAFGMGVERALMFRNDVKDMRDMAEGDVRFSQQFGMVV; this comes from the coding sequence GTGTCTGAAACCACAGAAATCACCGAGGAGTCCGTCGAGGCGGCCGTCTCCGCGGCGCTCGCCGCGATCGACGCCGCCGGCACCTCGGACGCGCTGAAGGCCGTCCGCCACGACCACACCGCCGAGGCCTCGCCGCTCGCCCGGCTGAACGCCGCCATCCGAGCGCTCCCAGGCGACCAGAAGGCCGCGGCCGGCAAGCTCGTCGGCGGTGCCCGTGCCCGCGTGAACCAGGCGTTCGCCGCCAAGGAGGCCGTGATCGCGGCCGAGGAGGACGCCGCCCGGCTCGCCGCCGAGGCCGTGGACGTCACCGCCGTCCCGATCCGCTGGACGCCCGGCGCCCGGCACCCGCTCAGCCTCCTGCAGGAGCGCATCGCCGACATCTTCGTCGGCATGGGCTGGGAGGTCGCGGAGGGCCCGGAGCTGGAGAGCGAGTGGTACAACTTCGACGCGCTCAACTTCGACGCCGACCACCCGGCGCGCGCCATGCAGGACACCTTCTTCGTGGAGCCCACGAACGCGCACCTCGTGATGCGCACCCACACCTCGCCGGTGCAGCTCCGCGCCCTCCTCGGCAACGAGCTGCCGGTCTACCGCATCGCACCGGGCCGGGTGTTCCGCACCGACGAGTTCGACGCCACGCACCTCCCGGTCTTCACCCAGACCGAGGGCATCGCCGTCGACAAGGGTCTGACGATGGCGCACCTGCGCGGCACGCTCGACCACTTCGCCAAGACGCTGTTCGGCGAGGGCGCGCGCGTGCGGCTGCGACCCAACTACTTCCCGTTCACCGAGCCGAGCGCCGAGCTCGACCTGTGGCACCCGACCTTCAAGGGCGGCGCGCGCTGGATCGAGTGGGGCGGCTGCGGCATGGTGAACCCGAACGTGCTGCGCTCCGCGGGCATCGACCCGGAGGTCTACTCCGGGTTCGCGTTCGGGATGGGCGTCGAGCGGGCGCTGATGTTCCGCAACGACGTCAAAGACATGCGCGACATGGCCGAGGGCGATGTCCGGTTCTCCCAGCAGTTCGGAATGGTGGTCTGA
- the pheT gene encoding phenylalanine--tRNA ligase subunit beta: MRVPLSWLGEYVDLEPGTTAEEVHAALVSVGLEEEDVHTFEITGPVVVGQVLEFEEEPQSNGKTIRWCRVRVAPEGQKAADGGEDVRGIVCGARNFLLGDKVVVTLPGSILPGPFPIAARKTYGHVSDGMIASARELGLGDDHEGILRLSTLGLDPEVGTDAISLLGLDDTAVEVNVTPDRGYAFSIRGIAREYSHATGAAFRDPAEAVRVHSAGAHAHGFSVTIDDRAPIRGRVGATVFVTRVVRDVDGSRPTPPWMVARLKLAGIRSISLVVDITNYVMLELGQPIHGYDLDKLSGGIVVRRAHPGETLVTLDDQTRALDPEDLLITDESGAIGLAGVMGGASTEIGAGTSNVLVEAANFDPVSIARTARRHKLPSEASKRFERGVDPRVAVAAAARVVQLLEQLAGGHADELGSLLDTAGEAEPIRLPNAYIPNLIGVDFTDDEVRGALAEIGGTVTSDGDALLVVPPSWRPDLRDKSDLAEEVARIVGFDRIPSVLPVAPPGRGLTRAQKLRRAVAQMLADNGATEVLAFPFVSEAQNDLFGSPEAGGVPAVRLANALDATAPYLRTSLLPGLIDVAKRNLARGLVDLRLYELGTVFLPSGAALGSEELPLGAALPGDDVLAALNAGIPAQPRHLAGLIVGNVVEKQPGQAPLAAGLADALTAVQQTATAVGVRIEPVQSRHHAFHPGRTAQLVAHAADGSRVVVGYAGELLPAIAEDLDLPRVVAVYELDLDALIDVAPADIVAGVIAGFPAATQDLSLVVRDEVPAGDVLAAVRDGAGELLEDIRLVDDYRGAGLPSGHKSLTFALRFRADDRTLTAAEASEAKLAGAARAEELFGAHIRE; this comes from the coding sequence ATGCGCGTCCCCCTGAGTTGGCTCGGCGAGTACGTCGACCTGGAGCCCGGTACGACGGCCGAGGAGGTCCACGCCGCCCTCGTGTCCGTCGGGCTCGAGGAGGAGGACGTCCACACCTTCGAGATCACCGGCCCTGTGGTCGTCGGCCAGGTGCTGGAGTTCGAGGAGGAGCCGCAGAGCAACGGCAAGACCATCCGCTGGTGCCGCGTGCGCGTCGCACCGGAGGGGCAGAAGGCCGCCGACGGCGGCGAGGACGTGCGCGGCATCGTCTGCGGCGCCCGCAACTTCCTGCTGGGTGACAAGGTCGTCGTGACGCTGCCCGGCTCGATCCTGCCCGGACCGTTCCCGATCGCCGCGCGCAAGACCTACGGCCACGTCTCGGACGGCATGATCGCCTCCGCGCGCGAGCTCGGCCTCGGCGACGACCACGAGGGCATCCTGCGGCTGTCGACGCTCGGGCTCGACCCGGAGGTCGGCACCGACGCCATCTCGCTGCTCGGCCTGGACGACACCGCTGTGGAGGTCAACGTCACCCCCGACCGCGGCTACGCGTTCTCGATCCGCGGCATCGCCCGCGAGTACTCGCACGCGACCGGCGCGGCCTTCCGCGACCCGGCCGAGGCGGTCCGCGTGCACTCCGCCGGTGCGCACGCGCACGGCTTCAGCGTGACGATCGACGACCGCGCACCGATCCGCGGCCGCGTCGGCGCGACCGTGTTCGTGACCCGCGTGGTCCGCGACGTCGACGGCTCCCGGCCGACCCCGCCGTGGATGGTCGCGCGGCTGAAGCTCGCCGGCATCCGCTCCATCTCGCTCGTCGTGGACATCACCAACTACGTGATGCTCGAGCTCGGCCAGCCGATCCACGGCTACGACCTCGACAAGCTCTCCGGCGGCATCGTCGTGCGCCGCGCGCACCCGGGCGAGACCCTGGTGACGCTGGACGACCAGACCCGGGCGCTGGATCCGGAGGACCTCCTCATCACCGACGAGTCCGGCGCGATCGGCCTGGCCGGCGTGATGGGCGGCGCGTCCACCGAGATCGGCGCGGGCACCAGCAACGTGCTGGTGGAGGCCGCCAACTTCGACCCGGTGTCCATCGCCCGCACCGCCCGCCGGCACAAGCTGCCGAGCGAGGCGTCCAAGCGGTTCGAGCGCGGCGTGGACCCGCGGGTCGCCGTCGCGGCGGCCGCGCGCGTCGTGCAGCTCCTGGAGCAGCTCGCCGGCGGCCACGCCGACGAGCTCGGCTCGCTGCTCGACACCGCGGGGGAGGCCGAGCCCATCCGCCTGCCGAACGCGTACATCCCGAACTTGATCGGCGTGGACTTCACCGACGACGAGGTCCGCGGCGCGCTCGCGGAGATCGGCGGGACGGTGACGAGCGACGGCGACGCGCTGCTGGTCGTGCCGCCGAGCTGGCGTCCCGACCTGCGCGACAAGTCCGACCTGGCCGAAGAGGTCGCCCGCATCGTCGGATTCGACCGCATCCCGTCGGTGCTGCCCGTCGCGCCCCCCGGCCGCGGGCTGACCCGCGCGCAGAAGCTGCGCCGCGCCGTCGCGCAGATGCTCGCCGACAACGGCGCGACCGAGGTGCTCGCCTTCCCGTTCGTCTCGGAGGCGCAGAACGACCTGTTCGGCTCGCCCGAGGCCGGCGGCGTGCCCGCGGTCCGCCTGGCGAACGCGCTCGACGCGACCGCCCCGTACCTGCGGACCTCGCTGCTCCCCGGCCTGATCGACGTGGCCAAGCGCAACCTGGCCCGCGGTCTCGTCGACCTGCGCCTCTACGAACTCGGCACCGTCTTCCTGCCGAGCGGCGCCGCCCTCGGCAGCGAGGAGCTGCCGCTGGGCGCCGCCCTCCCGGGCGACGACGTCCTCGCCGCCCTGAACGCGGGCATCCCCGCGCAGCCCCGCCACCTCGCCGGCCTGATCGTCGGCAACGTCGTGGAGAAGCAGCCGGGCCAGGCGCCCCTCGCGGCCGGCCTCGCCGACGCGCTGACCGCCGTCCAACAGACCGCGACGGCCGTGGGCGTGCGGATCGAACCGGTGCAGAGCCGCCACCACGCCTTCCACCCCGGACGCACGGCGCAGCTGGTCGCGCACGCCGCAGACGGCTCGCGCGTCGTCGTCGGTTACGCCGGGGAGCTGCTGCCCGCGATCGCGGAGGACCTCGACCTCCCGCGCGTCGTGGCCGTCTACGAGCTCGACCTGGACGCGCTCATCGACGTGGCGCCCGCCGACATCGTCGCGGGTGTGATCGCCGGCTTCCCGGCGGCGACGCAGGACCTGTCCCTGGTCGTGCGCGACGAGGTCCCCGCGGGCGACGTGCTCGCCGCAGTGCGGGACGGCGCGGGCGAGCTCCTGGAGGACATCCGTCTGGTCGACGACTACCGCGGCGCGGGCCTCCCGTCCGGCCACAAGAGCCTCACTTTCGCGCTGCGGTTCCGTGCGGACGACCGCACCCTCACCGCGGCCGAGGCCAGCGAGGCGAAGCTCGCGGGCGCGGCGCGGGCGGAGGAGCTGTTCGGGGCGCACATCCGCGAGTAG